A stretch of the Clavibacter sp. B3I6 genome encodes the following:
- a CDS encoding methionine synthase translates to MTGRGSRATDRLLPTAPVGSLPKPSWLAQPETLWSPWRLDGDALVEGTQDALRAAVHEQHQRGIDIVSDGEQTRQHFVTTFVEHLSGVDFERRETVRIRDRYDASVPTVVGAVSLEEPVFAADARFLRQQTDQPIKWALPGPMTMIDTLADRHYGSREELAWEFAGILNEEAKALEAAGVDIVQFDEPAFNVFFDELKDWGVAALERAAEGLHVETAVHICYGYGIKANTDWKATLGSEWRQYEESLPLLQRSTLDIISLECHHSHVPMELIELVRGKKVMLGAIDVASDVIETPEEVADTLRRALRFVDPELLLPSTNCGMAPLARPLALGKLSALSAGAAIVREELGAIG, encoded by the coding sequence ATGACCGGCCGGGGATCCCGGGCCACGGATCGTCTGCTGCCCACCGCGCCCGTCGGCAGCCTGCCGAAGCCGTCCTGGCTCGCGCAGCCGGAGACCCTGTGGTCCCCGTGGCGGCTGGACGGCGACGCCCTGGTCGAGGGCACGCAGGACGCCCTGCGCGCCGCCGTCCACGAGCAGCACCAGCGGGGCATCGACATAGTCAGCGACGGGGAGCAGACCCGCCAGCACTTCGTCACGACGTTCGTCGAGCACCTCTCCGGCGTCGACTTCGAGCGCCGGGAGACCGTCCGCATCCGCGACCGGTACGACGCGAGCGTGCCGACCGTCGTCGGTGCCGTCAGCCTCGAGGAGCCGGTCTTCGCCGCCGACGCCCGGTTCCTGCGCCAGCAGACCGACCAGCCGATCAAGTGGGCGCTGCCCGGTCCGATGACGATGATCGACACCCTCGCCGACCGCCACTACGGGAGCCGGGAGGAGCTGGCGTGGGAGTTCGCGGGCATCCTCAACGAGGAGGCGAAGGCGCTCGAGGCCGCGGGAGTCGACATCGTCCAGTTCGACGAGCCCGCCTTCAACGTCTTCTTCGACGAGCTGAAGGACTGGGGGGTCGCGGCCCTCGAGAGGGCGGCGGAGGGGCTCCACGTGGAGACCGCCGTGCACATCTGCTACGGCTACGGGATCAAGGCCAACACCGACTGGAAGGCGACGCTCGGGTCGGAGTGGCGGCAGTACGAGGAGTCGCTCCCGCTCCTGCAGCGGTCCACGCTCGACATCATCTCGCTGGAGTGCCACCACTCGCACGTCCCGATGGAGCTGATCGAGCTCGTCCGCGGGAAGAAGGTCATGCTCGGGGCCATCGACGTGGCGAGCGACGTCATCGAGACCCCGGAGGAGGTCGCCGACACGCTCCGACGGGCCCTCCGGTTCGTCGACCCGGAGCTGCTCCTCCCGAGCACCAACTGCGGGATGGCGCCGTTGGCGCGACCCCTCGCGCTGGGGAAGCTGAGCGCCCTGAGCGCGGGAGCGGCCATCGTCCGCGAGGAGCTCGGGGCCATAGGCTGA
- a CDS encoding putative oxygenase MesX, with amino-acid sequence MTDEFTFSITITPFDEDYAPAESSRVTTNFANLARGERRRENLRDALALIDDRFNGLAHADNPDRDRYTVGLDIVSVGLRFAADRGEREFPLLEILRTRILDRRTGRCHPGILGNNLSSYIRDYDFSVLLPAHGRSRPGSVAPDDFGVLHGMLFRHFRDSDLYAEHSATPPVVCISVSTSRTYRRTGFQHPVLGVEYQQDASSLTDRYFAEMGLQARFFMPPGSVAPLAFYSSGDLLADYSDLQLIGTISTMETFQRIYRPEIYCARAVAADVYRPDLTAEDHARPTITYDREERGRLAVEQARYAEEHLMEPHGEQLRRWAAERVGAAR; translated from the coding sequence ATGACGGACGAGTTCACGTTCAGCATCACCATCACGCCCTTCGACGAGGACTACGCGCCGGCGGAGAGCTCGCGGGTCACCACCAACTTCGCCAACCTGGCCCGGGGCGAGCGCCGCCGGGAGAACCTCCGCGACGCCCTGGCGCTGATCGACGACCGGTTCAACGGCCTCGCGCACGCCGACAACCCGGACCGGGACCGGTACACCGTGGGGCTCGACATCGTCTCCGTGGGGCTGCGCTTCGCCGCCGACCGCGGCGAACGCGAGTTCCCCCTGCTGGAGATCCTGAGGACCCGGATCCTCGACCGCCGGACCGGTCGATGTCACCCGGGGATCCTGGGCAACAACCTCTCGTCCTACATCCGCGACTACGACTTCAGCGTGCTGCTGCCGGCGCACGGCCGATCCCGGCCCGGATCCGTCGCCCCTGACGACTTCGGGGTCCTGCACGGCATGCTCTTCCGGCACTTCCGCGACTCCGACCTCTACGCCGAGCACTCGGCGACGCCGCCCGTCGTCTGCATCAGCGTCTCGACGAGCAGGACGTACCGGCGGACCGGGTTCCAGCACCCGGTCCTCGGCGTCGAGTACCAGCAGGACGCGTCCTCGCTGACCGACCGGTACTTCGCCGAGATGGGGCTGCAGGCCCGCTTCTTCATGCCGCCCGGCAGCGTGGCGCCCCTGGCGTTCTACTCCTCGGGTGACCTGCTCGCCGACTACTCGGACCTGCAGCTCATCGGCACCATCAGCACGATGGAGACCTTCCAGAGGATCTACCGGCCCGAGATCTACTGCGCCCGCGCGGTCGCCGCGGACGTCTACCGACCGGACCTCACGGCCGAGGACCACGCGCGCCCGACCATCACGTACGACCGCGAGGAGCGCGGACGGCTCGCGGTCGAGCAGGCGAGGTACGCGGAGGAGCACCTGATGGAGCCGCACGGGGAGCAGCTGCGGCGATGGGCCGCCGAGCGCGTCGGGGCAGCCCGATGA
- a CDS encoding carbohydrate ABC transporter permease produces the protein MSQPLAAVGATSATVGDIKRTSAKEREQKGQWWRFLFIAVITLIVITPILAVLFLSTQPGQNSTATGFTLENFQRVLGGTDVMIWLGNSLLVALVTVVVSVVIAAPAGYVLSRSRSRLVSGYSLVLFVVQALPVVTAAIPLFITFSAMGLINTLQGVAIIYIGSTMSVAIWMMAAYIDSIPITLEEAAWMDGASVFSGFIHVVMRNSLPGILSTAIFSFLLAWNDYLIALLFLQDFTKYTLPIGLNTFFQQNAADWGSVMAVAVIMMLPPVLIFAFLNKYFSVGGIGGSLAGR, from the coding sequence ATGAGCCAGCCACTCGCGGCCGTCGGCGCCACCTCGGCGACCGTCGGCGACATCAAGCGCACGTCCGCGAAGGAGCGGGAGCAGAAGGGCCAGTGGTGGCGCTTCCTGTTCATCGCGGTCATCACGCTGATCGTGATCACGCCCATCCTCGCGGTGCTGTTCCTCTCCACCCAGCCGGGGCAGAACTCGACGGCCACCGGGTTCACGCTGGAGAACTTCCAGCGCGTGCTCGGCGGCACCGACGTGATGATCTGGCTCGGCAACAGCCTGCTCGTCGCGCTGGTGACGGTCGTGGTCTCGGTCGTCATCGCCGCTCCCGCCGGGTACGTGCTCAGCCGCTCGCGGTCGCGGCTCGTCTCCGGGTACTCGCTCGTGCTGTTCGTGGTGCAGGCCCTGCCGGTGGTGACGGCGGCGATCCCGCTGTTCATCACGTTCTCGGCCATGGGCCTCATCAACACGCTGCAGGGCGTGGCGATCATCTACATCGGGTCGACCATGTCGGTCGCGATCTGGATGATGGCGGCCTACATCGACTCCATCCCGATCACCCTCGAGGAGGCGGCGTGGATGGACGGCGCGAGCGTGTTCAGCGGCTTCATCCACGTGGTGATGCGCAACTCCCTGCCGGGCATCCTCTCGACCGCGATCTTCTCGTTCCTGCTGGCGTGGAACGACTACCTGATCGCGCTCCTGTTCCTGCAGGACTTCACGAAGTACACCCTCCCCATCGGCCTCAACACGTTCTTCCAGCAGAACGCGGCCGACTGGGGCTCGGTGATGGCGGTCGCGGTCATCATGATGCTGCCGCCCGTGCTGATCTTCGCCTTCCTGAACAAGTACTTCAGCGTCGGCGGGATCGGCGGGTCGCTCGCCGGGAGGTGA
- a CDS encoding carbohydrate ABC transporter permease translates to MAVDTRVADKIGLARRGVGVAGSGRRPTEPRKRSGKTPLGRAGATLALFALPSLILLVLLNVYPVVYSFLQSLQQGTPSTLPWETPFVGLQNYTDVITSEQFRNATTFTIVFTVVGVFGSWLVGLALALLLRTRIPANGLFKVLLLLPWIVPVVVSSTSWNWLVATPQSPVPIILETLGFPDANFLGDPVLAQVVVCVFKVWISFPFMLMMMSSALASVDTNVYEAAKMDGASAWQAFRGVTLPIISRTTYISWVLMTIFCVNDFPTIFLLTQGGPVNATTSLIVLAYQQAFQNLQTGPATAVAFMMTAVLVIVSTLLYRQIKKADIE, encoded by the coding sequence ATGGCGGTCGACACGCGCGTCGCCGACAAGATCGGGCTGGCGCGTCGCGGAGTGGGCGTCGCCGGCTCCGGTCGGCGGCCCACGGAGCCGCGCAAGCGCTCCGGCAAGACGCCGCTCGGGCGTGCGGGCGCGACGCTGGCGTTGTTCGCGCTGCCGTCGCTGATCCTGCTCGTGCTGCTCAACGTCTACCCGGTCGTCTACTCCTTCCTGCAGTCGCTGCAGCAGGGGACGCCGTCGACGCTGCCGTGGGAGACGCCCTTCGTCGGGCTCCAGAACTACACCGACGTGATCACGTCGGAGCAGTTCCGCAACGCGACGACGTTCACGATCGTGTTCACGGTCGTGGGCGTCTTCGGCTCGTGGCTCGTGGGCCTCGCCCTCGCGCTGCTGCTGCGCACCCGGATCCCCGCCAACGGGCTCTTCAAGGTGCTGCTGCTGCTGCCGTGGATCGTCCCGGTGGTCGTGTCGTCGACGTCGTGGAACTGGCTGGTGGCGACGCCCCAGAGCCCGGTGCCGATCATCCTGGAGACGCTCGGGTTCCCTGACGCGAACTTCCTGGGCGACCCCGTGCTCGCGCAGGTCGTGGTCTGCGTCTTCAAGGTCTGGATCAGCTTCCCGTTCATGCTGATGATGATGTCCTCGGCGCTCGCGTCGGTGGACACCAACGTCTACGAGGCGGCGAAGATGGACGGCGCGAGCGCCTGGCAGGCGTTCCGCGGCGTCACCCTGCCGATCATCTCGCGGACCACCTACATCAGCTGGGTGCTGATGACGATCTTCTGCGTCAACGACTTCCCGACGATCTTCCTGCTCACGCAGGGCGGTCCCGTGAACGCGACGACGTCGCTGATCGTGCTGGCGTACCAGCAGGCGTTCCAGAACCTGCAGACCGGCCCGGCGACCGCGGTGGCCTTCATGATGACCGCCGTGCTGGTCATCGTGTCGACCCTGCTGTACCGGCAGATCAAGAAGGCGGACATCGAATGA
- a CDS encoding ABC transporter substrate-binding protein, giving the protein MPQQSSSAFGNGLTRRSLLSAGVGAAAVGLLAACSGGGGGGAGGGAGAPLKFWNMPWGAPAFLTEDKAISAAYEPASGMGKVSYQQVQWANFTQTFSTAVAANNGPAVSSGGGTTAFLFESQGKIAYADDLIESWKSNGIYDDFLPGLVDTLKTANGYAAVPYNLDMRMYWYRKDLLEKAGVEAPTDWDTYEAACAGLKKIGVYGYGTRSGAGAFTGFHQIVAHMINNGGGLFDPDQNPDVVTDKNIEAVEWVLGMVKNGYVDPRSATYTSDNAYQQMDAGTFGMLWDGAGATANVSPETAANMVVGDPLVGPGGEKGALYFPNNIMMYKSTPSQENSEAFLTYYYQNMKSLWTKQTGIGLPPLKSIAEEAYADDANTTKILNDWQPISKTWGAPGSNTVFQNVTKVDGTQPTISFAQAVLGGTVTARESLEKLQKELEAGA; this is encoded by the coding sequence ATGCCACAGCAGTCATCCAGCGCCTTCGGCAACGGACTCACCCGTCGATCCCTCCTGAGCGCCGGCGTCGGCGCCGCGGCGGTCGGCCTCCTCGCCGCCTGCAGCGGCGGCGGCGGCGGAGGCGCGGGCGGAGGCGCCGGCGCCCCCCTCAAGTTCTGGAACATGCCCTGGGGCGCGCCCGCCTTCCTCACCGAGGACAAGGCGATCTCCGCGGCGTACGAGCCCGCGAGCGGCATGGGCAAGGTCAGCTACCAGCAGGTCCAGTGGGCCAACTTCACGCAGACCTTCTCCACCGCCGTCGCGGCGAACAACGGTCCGGCCGTGAGCTCCGGAGGCGGGACGACGGCGTTCCTCTTCGAGTCGCAGGGCAAGATCGCGTACGCGGACGACCTCATCGAGTCGTGGAAGTCGAACGGCATCTACGACGACTTCCTGCCCGGGCTCGTCGACACCCTGAAGACGGCCAACGGCTACGCGGCCGTCCCGTACAACCTCGACATGCGCATGTACTGGTACCGCAAGGACCTCCTCGAGAAGGCCGGTGTCGAGGCGCCCACCGACTGGGACACGTACGAGGCCGCGTGCGCCGGGCTCAAGAAGATCGGCGTCTACGGCTACGGCACGCGCTCCGGCGCGGGCGCCTTCACCGGCTTCCACCAGATCGTCGCCCACATGATCAACAACGGCGGCGGCCTGTTCGACCCCGACCAGAACCCGGACGTCGTGACGGACAAGAACATCGAGGCCGTCGAGTGGGTCCTCGGCATGGTGAAGAACGGCTACGTGGACCCCCGCAGCGCCACCTACACCTCCGACAACGCGTACCAGCAGATGGACGCCGGCACGTTCGGCATGCTCTGGGACGGCGCGGGCGCCACGGCGAACGTGAGCCCGGAGACCGCGGCCAACATGGTGGTCGGCGACCCGCTCGTGGGCCCCGGCGGCGAGAAGGGCGCGCTCTACTTCCCGAACAACATCATGATGTACAAGTCGACGCCCAGCCAGGAGAACAGCGAGGCGTTCCTCACGTACTACTACCAGAACATGAAGTCGCTCTGGACGAAGCAGACGGGCATCGGCCTGCCGCCGCTGAAGTCCATCGCCGAGGAGGCGTACGCGGACGACGCGAACACCACGAAGATCCTCAACGACTGGCAGCCCATCTCGAAGACGTGGGGCGCCCCCGGGTCCAACACGGTCTTCCAGAACGTCACCAAGGTCGACGGCACGCAGCCGACGATCTCGTTCGCGCAGGCCGTCCTCGGCGGCACCGTCACGGCGCGCGAGTCCCTCGAGAAGCTCCAGAAGGAGCTCGAGGCCGGCGCGTGA
- a CDS encoding Gfo/Idh/MocA family protein yields the protein MGEEVFGVGLIGAGPVGQAIHLPTLARMPDRFRVVHVMDVDAAVAEQVAARAGARHSTDADALIADPEVAVVVIGSPNRFHAEQVIAACRAGKRAVLCEKPLAVSVEEGRAIARASAEHGVPVVVGTMHAFDPAWIAAVDAWEATGSAPHTVRISAVIPPNPDSEDSATEIVGRPAPRAAGEPDVEARAAAVSGGVLGLAIHDLPLARRLLPDAPPRVLSARALRPWGYEIVAMVGESVLEVHGIGGASWDPEWTLDAVARDRSLHLDFSLSYVHAGSSTAALTDARSTTGWGPFPDNGYIREWEHVHDVITGAAEPVPMDVLLADLGLAIDIAEQASVLIRADGDAVRASRTEVAA from the coding sequence GTGGGCGAAGAGGTGTTCGGTGTGGGCCTGATCGGGGCCGGACCGGTAGGGCAGGCGATCCACCTGCCGACGTTGGCGCGCATGCCCGACCGCTTCCGGGTCGTCCACGTGATGGACGTCGACGCGGCCGTCGCCGAGCAGGTCGCGGCCCGGGCCGGAGCCCGGCACTCGACCGACGCGGACGCGCTCATCGCGGATCCCGAGGTCGCCGTGGTCGTCATCGGCAGCCCGAACCGCTTCCACGCGGAGCAGGTCATCGCCGCGTGCCGGGCGGGCAAGCGCGCCGTCCTCTGCGAGAAGCCGCTCGCCGTCTCCGTCGAGGAGGGCCGGGCCATCGCCCGCGCCTCCGCCGAGCACGGCGTGCCCGTGGTCGTCGGCACGATGCACGCGTTCGACCCCGCCTGGATCGCCGCGGTCGACGCGTGGGAGGCCACCGGCAGCGCGCCGCACACCGTCCGGATCTCGGCCGTCATCCCGCCGAACCCCGACTCCGAGGACTCCGCCACCGAGATCGTCGGCCGACCGGCTCCCCGCGCGGCGGGCGAGCCCGACGTCGAGGCGCGCGCGGCCGCCGTCAGCGGCGGCGTGCTCGGCCTCGCGATCCACGACCTCCCGCTCGCCCGCCGGCTCCTGCCCGACGCGCCGCCCCGGGTCCTCAGCGCGCGCGCCCTCCGGCCGTGGGGCTACGAGATCGTCGCGATGGTCGGCGAGAGCGTCCTCGAGGTGCACGGCATCGGCGGCGCGTCCTGGGATCCCGAGTGGACGCTCGACGCCGTCGCCCGCGACCGCTCGCTCCACCTCGACTTCTCCCTCTCCTACGTGCACGCCGGATCCAGCACCGCCGCCCTCACGGACGCCCGCAGCACCACCGGCTGGGGCCCGTTCCCCGACAACGGCTACATCCGCGAGTGGGAGCACGTGCACGACGTGATCACGGGTGCCGCGGAGCCGGTGCCGATGGACGTGCTCCTCGCCGACCTTGGGCTCGCGATCGACATCGCCGAGCAGGCCTCGGTGCTCATCCGGGCGGACGGCGACGCCGTCCGCGCCTCCCGGACGGAGGTCGCGGCATGA
- a CDS encoding TetR/AcrR family transcriptional regulator: protein MRRRAEIVAAAVRVFGIRGYGAATIKEIADEVGVSPAAVLRYYRKEELLTEVLRQWDRQQPFVSDAAPGLPALRAFVDLMQYHVEHRGFLELYLTFATETSDATHPAHVYMRGRYARTIAQIRRRIAEAVDLGQVPPLDDATLDYEAACFLAILDGLEIQWIHNPRIDLPALVGEYVEQSIARWRGGTRAAVPPGSASWD from the coding sequence GTGCGGCGACGCGCGGAGATCGTCGCCGCGGCCGTGCGCGTGTTCGGCATCCGGGGCTACGGCGCGGCCACCATCAAGGAGATCGCCGACGAGGTGGGCGTCTCCCCCGCGGCCGTGCTCCGCTACTACCGCAAGGAGGAGCTGCTCACCGAGGTCCTCCGCCAGTGGGACCGCCAGCAGCCGTTCGTCTCCGACGCCGCCCCGGGCCTCCCGGCGCTCCGCGCCTTCGTCGACCTCATGCAATACCACGTGGAGCACCGCGGCTTCCTCGAGCTGTACCTGACGTTCGCGACCGAGACCAGCGACGCGACCCATCCCGCGCACGTCTACATGCGCGGTCGCTACGCGCGGACGATCGCGCAGATCCGACGCCGGATCGCCGAGGCCGTGGACCTCGGCCAGGTGCCGCCGCTGGACGACGCGACCCTCGACTACGAGGCCGCGTGCTTCCTCGCGATCCTCGACGGGCTCGAGATCCAGTGGATCCACAATCCGCGCATCGACCTGCCGGCGCTCGTCGGCGAGTACGTGGAGCAGTCGATCGCGCGCTGGCGCGGAGGCACGCGGGCGGCGGTGCCGCCCGGCTCCGCGTCCTGGGACTGA
- a CDS encoding DHA2 family efflux MFS transporter permease subunit: protein MTTPPSADTARDARRPADATLPTTAHAAADRGATPEDERLPQGAGLVIGLLVVAAFVVILNETIMSVALPSLMADLDITTATAQWLTTGFMLTMAVVIPATGFILQRFSTRQVFGAAMTLFSAGTLIAAVSPGFGVLLVGRVVQASGTAIMLPLLFTTVLNLVPAARRGRLMGIISIVIAVAPAIGPTVSGLILSSLSWRWMFWIVLPIALVALGLGLWRITNLTTPRKLPFDILSLVLSTLAFGGLIYGLSSLGESAEGAAPLPLWVPITVGALALAAFIARQVSLQRDDRALMDLRTFRSRPFTVSIIMVAIMMMALFGSLIVLPLYLQNVLELGTLETGLLLLPGGALMAVMSPYVGRLFDRVGPRPLVIPGAIIVSIALWGMTAMLHEGTSIGWVIAVHLVLNAGLALMFTPLFTSALGSLPPRLYSHGSATVSTMQQLAGAVGTALFVTVLTTTTVGGLEDGMSEVSATAAGVQAAFMIGGFISLAAIVASFFVRRPTEPLPEGVVAH from the coding sequence ATGACCACGCCGCCCTCCGCCGACACCGCGCGCGACGCCCGCCGCCCGGCCGACGCGACCCTGCCGACCACCGCCCACGCCGCCGCCGACCGCGGCGCCACCCCCGAGGACGAGCGCCTGCCGCAGGGCGCCGGCCTCGTCATCGGCCTGCTGGTCGTCGCCGCCTTCGTCGTGATCCTCAACGAGACGATCATGAGCGTCGCGCTCCCGAGCCTCATGGCCGACCTCGACATCACCACGGCCACCGCGCAGTGGCTCACCACCGGCTTCATGCTGACCATGGCCGTCGTGATCCCCGCGACCGGCTTCATCCTCCAGCGCTTCTCGACGCGCCAGGTCTTCGGCGCCGCCATGACGCTGTTCTCGGCCGGCACGCTCATCGCGGCCGTCTCTCCGGGCTTCGGCGTGCTCCTCGTCGGCCGCGTCGTGCAGGCCAGCGGCACGGCGATCATGCTGCCGCTGCTGTTCACGACCGTCCTCAACCTGGTGCCCGCCGCCCGCCGCGGCCGGCTCATGGGCATCATCTCCATCGTCATCGCGGTCGCCCCGGCGATCGGCCCGACGGTGTCCGGCCTCATCCTCAGCTCGCTGTCGTGGCGCTGGATGTTCTGGATCGTCCTGCCCATCGCGCTCGTCGCGCTGGGGCTGGGCCTCTGGAGGATCACGAACCTCACCACCCCGCGGAAGCTCCCGTTCGACATCCTCTCCCTCGTGCTCTCCACGCTCGCGTTCGGCGGGCTCATCTACGGCCTCAGCAGCCTGGGCGAGTCGGCCGAGGGCGCCGCGCCCCTGCCGCTCTGGGTCCCGATCACCGTCGGCGCGCTCGCGCTCGCCGCGTTCATCGCTCGCCAGGTCTCGCTGCAGCGCGACGACCGGGCGCTCATGGACCTCCGCACGTTCCGCAGCCGCCCGTTCACGGTGTCGATCATCATGGTCGCGATCATGATGATGGCGCTGTTCGGCAGCCTCATCGTCCTGCCGCTCTACCTGCAGAACGTGCTGGAGCTCGGCACACTCGAGACCGGCCTGCTGCTGCTCCCCGGCGGCGCGCTCATGGCCGTCATGTCGCCGTACGTCGGCCGCCTCTTCGACCGCGTCGGGCCGCGCCCGCTCGTGATCCCCGGCGCGATCATCGTCTCCATCGCCCTCTGGGGCATGACCGCGATGCTGCACGAGGGCACGTCCATCGGCTGGGTCATCGCCGTGCACCTGGTGCTGAACGCGGGCCTCGCGCTCATGTTCACGCCGCTGTTCACCTCGGCCCTCGGCTCCCTGCCCCCGCGCCTCTACTCGCACGGCAGCGCGACGGTCTCGACGATGCAGCAGCTCGCGGGCGCGGTCGGCACGGCCCTGTTCGTCACGGTGCTCACCACGACGACGGTCGGCGGCCTGGAGGACGGCATGTCCGAGGTCTCCGCGACCGCGGCCGGCGTGCAGGCGGCCTTCATGATCGGCGGCTTCATCTCGCTCGCCGCCATCGTGGCGTCCTTCTTCGTGCGGCGCCCGACGGAGCCGCTGCCGGAGGGCGTGGTCGCGCACTAG
- a CDS encoding TetR/AcrR family transcriptional regulator — protein sequence MATTTEITEAALSLFEQRGMAATTIHDIAQAAGVSDRTCFRYFPSKEESVLTLHPVFDAPLDAWLADVDRGSAPLPQLEAVYERVLASLDGDLAAVAHQQLRVRCLMADEPQLRATAVSLDATRSWELAERITHAFGGRITAQEARLVTELAGVAVRAAFDEWADARTAGLDATLVASFAAVRRRLRDIAGTCAA from the coding sequence ATGGCCACCACCACCGAGATCACCGAGGCCGCGCTCTCCCTCTTCGAGCAGCGGGGCATGGCGGCCACCACGATCCACGACATCGCGCAGGCCGCCGGCGTCTCCGACCGCACGTGCTTCCGCTACTTCCCCAGCAAGGAGGAGTCGGTCCTCACGCTCCACCCGGTGTTCGACGCGCCGCTCGACGCCTGGCTCGCCGACGTCGACCGCGGATCCGCGCCGCTCCCCCAGCTCGAGGCCGTCTACGAGCGGGTGCTCGCCTCCCTCGACGGCGACCTCGCCGCCGTCGCGCACCAGCAGCTGCGCGTGCGGTGCCTCATGGCCGACGAGCCGCAGCTGCGGGCGACGGCCGTCTCCCTCGACGCCACGCGCTCGTGGGAGCTGGCCGAGCGGATCACGCACGCGTTCGGCGGCCGCATCACGGCGCAGGAGGCGCGGCTCGTCACCGAGCTCGCGGGCGTCGCGGTGCGCGCGGCCTTCGACGAGTGGGCGGATGCGCGCACCGCGGGCCTCGACGCGACCCTCGTCGCGTCCTTCGCGGCGGTGCGGCGCCGCCTGCGCGACATCGCGGGGACCTGCGCAGCCTGA
- a CDS encoding LLM class flavin-dependent oxidoreductase has translation MARRQHLGWFLSRGFGPQGWGHPYREWNHDWTRPGLYQQSARELEQAGFELIVMEDAVSLGSPETLDLRVRGAYGGPKHDPLLLAPWLFAATERIGLVPTVNAGITPPYLAARQAQTLQHLSAGRFGINLVTDVGSARHVGLDPLSHDGAYDRADEWMEVVRRLWHSWDGGALVEDPASGRFADGALLDAFQHRGEHFSVDGPLNAVPSAHGDPVIVSPGGSPRGLSFAGTQSDVQLGLAPLEPGKLLAYRAKVLEAAARHGRGPEDIRILFVVKPEIVPSEEEARRVVDASRHPSDDVLRAIALGWSSDLETDLTGLDLDRPVDRGVFGEHVSHGTIAGLYGGTEDAPLRELLTRKARKGLVAERAGFVGTAEAFADFVEELGDDADNDGLLLSGDLHPVTLHRMLDDLVPVLRRRGILRDELAAGGLRANLFG, from the coding sequence GTGGCCCGCCGCCAGCACCTCGGCTGGTTCCTCTCCCGCGGCTTCGGGCCGCAGGGCTGGGGCCACCCGTATCGCGAGTGGAACCACGACTGGACCCGCCCCGGCCTCTACCAGCAGTCCGCCCGCGAGCTCGAGCAGGCGGGCTTCGAGCTGATCGTGATGGAGGACGCCGTCTCCCTCGGCTCGCCCGAGACGCTCGACCTCCGGGTGCGCGGGGCGTACGGCGGCCCGAAGCACGACCCGCTGCTGCTCGCGCCGTGGCTGTTCGCGGCGACCGAGCGGATCGGGCTGGTGCCCACCGTGAACGCCGGGATCACGCCGCCGTACCTCGCCGCCCGGCAGGCGCAGACGCTGCAGCACCTGAGCGCCGGCCGGTTCGGGATCAACCTCGTCACCGACGTGGGCAGCGCCCGCCACGTGGGCCTCGACCCGCTCTCGCACGACGGCGCCTACGACCGCGCCGACGAGTGGATGGAGGTGGTCCGCCGCCTCTGGCACAGCTGGGACGGCGGCGCGCTCGTCGAGGATCCCGCCTCCGGCCGCTTCGCGGACGGCGCGCTGCTCGACGCGTTCCAGCACCGCGGGGAGCACTTCTCCGTCGACGGCCCGCTCAACGCCGTGCCGTCCGCGCACGGCGACCCGGTGATCGTCTCGCCCGGCGGATCCCCGCGCGGCCTGTCCTTCGCGGGCACCCAGTCCGACGTGCAGCTCGGCCTCGCGCCGCTCGAGCCCGGGAAGCTGCTCGCGTACCGGGCGAAGGTCCTGGAGGCGGCGGCGCGGCACGGCCGCGGGCCAGAGGACATCCGGATCCTCTTCGTCGTGAAGCCCGAGATCGTGCCGAGCGAGGAGGAGGCGCGACGGGTCGTCGACGCCTCGCGCCACCCCTCCGACGACGTGCTCCGGGCGATCGCGCTCGGCTGGTCGAGCGACCTGGAGACCGACCTCACGGGCCTCGACCTCGACCGGCCCGTCGACCGCGGCGTCTTCGGCGAGCACGTCTCGCACGGCACCATCGCCGGGCTCTACGGCGGCACCGAGGACGCGCCGCTCCGGGAGCTGCTCACCCGGAAGGCGCGGAAGGGCCTCGTCGCCGAGCGGGCCGGCTTCGTCGGCACGGCGGAGGCGTTCGCCGACTTCGTCGAGGAGCTGGGCGACGACGCCGACAACGACGGCCTGCTGCTCTCCGGCGACCTCCACCCCGTGACGCTGCACCGGATGCTCGACGACCTCGTGCCCGTGCTCCGCCGCCGCGGGATCCTCCGCGACGAGCTGGCCGCGGGAGGACTGCGCGCGAACCTGTTCGGCTGA